Genomic DNA from Oryza sativa Japonica Group chromosome 5, ASM3414082v1:
CATGGGTTATCCGTGGGTAATAAATGAGACCCAGCTGCTACCCACCACATCGTCAGGTCTCGAGCAGGCGTGTCCACGGGTAAAATATTGCACCCATTCTCATACCCATCGGGCCGGGTAGACCTATGGGCAAAATTGCCTTACCTAGTTATAGGTTTGTCAATTGAGAGTACTCTGTCCCTCCAAAAATATAACTGTATTCCTATGTTACAAATTACTTATTTGTTCTAAATCAAACATTTTATCTTtaaccataatttttataaactttatataattTAGCATCATaggatttatatttttaagtttcaccaaaatattaatttcataatatattatttaCATGTTAAATTATACATGGATTTTTAAAAAGTAATGGTTAAAGATAGATATGTTTGACTTAGAACAAACGTAGAATGATATGTAATttgaaccggagggagtattatgttTGAGATGATAAGATGGTTTATTTTGTTGGTCTTTTTTTAGATTTCATTTTACCTTTCAAAAATTTATGAATCATGACTGTACTCAGAGTTTTTCCACTAGTAGCTTACTAAACCAACAACATGGCCACGTCTATCTGGATGGTGCATAAAGCTAGCAATTTATTATGATTGTATCGTTATTTTTACATATATCATAATGCGCACTAaatatctccctctctctaaggCCATCCCTAACCCTTCATATCATGTAGTGTAGCATTAAATACACTGTCACATAAGAAAAATCTGATGTGGTAAGAGAGTTAATGAGGAGAGAGGTAAAAAGATGAAGACACCTTCTTTACACAAGAAACAACTcaacaaaaatgaaaataaggggatatatagataaaaagagatggagagagatgagagatgattggatgagaatttaatttgaagatTCAATCCATtgtatatatagtttttataCATAGTATCTATATAACATAGCAAGTATGAAAACTAGTTGATATTTTCTAGTCTGGAGATGCCTAATAATTCAATCTTACGCACGAATTACGTGTAAACATTGTACCATGTGTCCATGTGGGCATGTGGCTCTTTGATTGAGCCGGTTGTGGGGATCAGTGACTAGTGTACTCCAACAAATAAAGTGGTCTGCGATTATCTCTCCACATGGCTACGATATATATCATGTTTATTTATCAAGGTTACCTTTTGCTGCATGatcatgatcatgaattcatgattgCCAAATTTGGATCCTACCTCAGTATCTAAATATACTAATTTTATCTCATGTACAACGGTCTTCATTAGTGGTCTCTCTCTGTtgccatgcaagtaaatttgatgatatggaagaaagagaaagaagtaTGGTTGTAATGCATGACAATggctcagagtcgactcttagcatttattagagcaaattttgttgcatgatagtgaaaaaaaggaaagaagagtaagaaaaagtatttggatacattaatgattagaAACCATATTGTCTCTAACTGTTGTAAGATGCTAGTCTCTAAATAATATAGAGACTCATATCTGACTCTAtttttgtacatgccctaaagGCTGTATTTTGCAACCATTATATTTGGCATGCACATGCACAGCTAATTACTTCGTACTCCGTAATTAACAACATTATCCACCCTGATAAAATTATCCTAATCTACCTCGTCACACCAACCCGCCGGGGCCGCCATTTTTGTGGACGGAGGAGAGCTCACACTCCTTCTCGTCATCGTCTTCCTCTGCCACCTCTAATGGCTTCATGGTGTAGAAGTGGAAGCAGACGAGGTAGTATCCAAGGTTGAGCACCATGAGGGTGGTGACGAGCCAGTAGTAGCAGTCCAGCCTGCCCCGGTTGATGTTGTCCTGGagccactcgccgccgccgcgcgtggcGCGCTGCACCGCCGTGACGAGCACCGTGCCCATGTAGTTGCCGAGGGAGCTGGAGAGCCAGaagagcgcggcggcgctgctgcgcATGCTCTCCGGCGCCTGGTCGTACAGGAACTCCATGTGCGCCACCGACGAGAACGCCTCCGCCACGCCGTGGACGGCGTACTGCGGCACCAGCCAGAACACGCTGAtgggcacgacggcggcggggctgTCGAGGAGGCCGTggtccgcggcggcgccgcggcgcctcACCTCGACGAGCGCTGCCGACGCGACGCCGAGGATGGAGATGCCCAGCCCGATGGCCATGCGCTGGAAGTAGGTGATCCCGGAGGGGAGGCCCGTGACGCGGCGCGCCAGGGGCACGAAGGCGCGGTCGTAGAGGGCGAGGCCGGCGAGCATCGCCACCGTCGTGAAGATGGACATGGTCGCCGGCGGGATCTCCAAGCGAGGGGTGAGGTGGCGGTCCATGGTGCGCGCCTGCTGGATGGTGAAGGTGCCGTTGtgcgacgcggcggtggcgagcaggATGCCGGCCGACCAGATGGGCAGCAGCCGGACGATGGACTTGAGCTCCTCCACGCGGTGCACCGTCGACAGCCGCCACAGGTCCGGCTCGCCGGAGCCGGCGATGTCACCCGGCGTCACGATCGCAGCTCGGTCAAAGAACCTGAACGAATTAGCACGGCACGGGACGGTTACTACAGCAGAAGGGGTTAATCACAAACGGCTCACAAGTATTTTTGATGGAACCGTCTATAATAGTCGTTCAGTTAATTAAGTCGAAAAATCAATTGTCTTGTTAGATCACAATAGACTGCTTAAAATGGTGGCAAATTTATTTCGTTATGACGCACGCAAGCATTTATTCTACAGTACGTTTCATAGTATATTCCCCTTCGGGCTTGTATCTTAGACCCGTATTGAGGAAAAAGAAACTAGCATTCCAGTACGGCATTATAAGCGGATTTGAATTATCTTTGAAAATTATTAATgatcaattaatcatatatagTTCCTCGTGATTCATGAAACACCTactgttgagttttttttacccCTTTTATGTAGGAGTGTACACTCCTCGGAGAAAATATGTGTTTTACAACATTGTTATATTTAAACCAGCTGCTTATGTCATGAATGTGGAGATAAATCATTTTAATTCTTGAGAAAATGTGGACGTAAATCTATGTTGACCTAGAatacaaatcaaatattttcttGCGATATGTTTTTTCAAGAATTTTATCAATACTTATccttcaatacatatatatctatcttttatgttgatacatatatattgccCCTTCTCATAATGATACGGGTTTAAAGTAAAAAACAACTAGAAATGTCAAAAAGAAATCTGAACATATCGGGCTCAGTCCTTTTGATGTGGCTCAAAAAATTCTCTTTACACATGGGTGAAAACGATATTTCAAAAATACACATGGTTGAAAACAACGTTGAGAAACATACTTTGATTATTGAAAATTACAGCCGAAACTTTTAAACTTAGACATCAAAACAAATACTAAGATTGCTTTAAAGTGCTTTAAATATTACCTTTTAAATTTACACTTATCTtatgaagtaaaaaaaacactaataaTTGTGCACGTGCAATGgatgtttttataatatatcttgGTAAAAAATAATCACTGTTTATATTGAAATAATTGTTAATAATGACGACCTGACAAAGGGCATGCTTGTTTAATTATGTTCATTTCCATTTACAAATAGAGCATATTATTTCTATTTATATTTCCATTTCAAAATAGAAACAAAAACTACTAAGCTAATTCATTTCACtccaaaaaaaccaaaaaaaacgtAAACATTTCGACCTTATCTTTAATTTCCATTCAAAAAATGAACATCGGATAGACAAAAACACTGCAAAATCGGATGTAGCTatattttccataaaaataatcaAATCATTTTTACATTGCAAATTACTCGCATTTAAATTGTAATCACActgtaaattttaaaacttacactgtaattacattgtacATTGTATGTTTCCTTATTACATTGTAATTTTCTAATACACAATATATAGGAGAATAGggattaaaagtaatttattatcTACTTAGAAGAGGAAATATGAGAGATGGAAGCATACTTACATACAGGAGCGAGAAAAATCACTTATGGAAAAGTGACTGAAATTAAGTGAAAAATATGGCGTCTTATTTTTAGCAAACCCGTTTATTGTATATGCAAATATTCTTTTATTCCAATTAAAACTCGCAAGGCAACGAACTGTTCAGAAAGGAAATGCTATGTATCGGAAGGGAGGAAACTAAAATAGTGGGTGTGTTTAATTTAGTATTCAACCTACTCTAACGTCGAAAAAATAAGTATTCAACCTAATCTAGTTTTCTCCCGGTCACAAGATACAATAGCTAGAGATAGAGATGTGACACCAAATCTAAACTTTAGGGGCAGTGCTTGTGTGACTAGGTAAGAAAGAGGAAGCACTTTCAAAGGAAAGCGCACTCTCGCTTGGCTTTCTCCTTTCTGCCCTGACAATGTATCTACCGCCAAAAAGTAGCTACCACAGACACCAAGGCCGTCACGTGCACGCTATGCTAAATTGTTTTACTGCCCAAGTGAAGACAATGACACGGGAAATGGACGTGCAGTaggaaagaaaataataaaaaaaaagcttacGTGAGCTGGTTTGTGTGGAGCAGCCTGCCATTGGTGGAGATGAGCGCGTCGAGCTCCTTGTCCTGGTACAGCATGCCGGGGTcctccggcacggcggcgcggcgcttccggaacgcggcggcgaccacctgCGCCAGCCGCGTGAACGGGCTGCCCCCAGGCTTCAGCCTGACGTAGAGCGGGTACCCTGCCACGAACACCACGATGGAGACGAACATGGCGATGGCCGGGATCCcgaacccccacccccaccccacgtTCTCCTGGATGTACACCACCACCGTCAGGGCGAGCAGCACCGCGAGCCCCATCGTGAAGAAGTAGAGGTTGAAGTAGCTCCgcttcctccccgccgccgccgccgccgcgccaccgccacccttctgccgctgcttctgctgctggcCGTCGAACTGGTCGGCGCCGAACGCCACCACGCAGGGGCGGATGCCGCCGGAGCCGAGGGACGTGCAGAGCAGGGCGAGGTAGAGCACGGCGAGCTGCCacccggtggcgcggcggcacgacgcggCGCCGTGCGTCGGCGCGCACGGCGCGGGGCGGAGCGAAGGGAGCAGCGCGGACGCGACGAGGGCGAGCATGCCGAGCTGGTAGAAGACGGATCCGGCGATGATGGTCCAGAAGCGGCCGGcgaaggcgtcggcggcgagcgcgcccaGGATCGGGGTGAGGCTGGACGTGCCGTTGAAGTTGGTCAGCGTGTTGGACGCCTCCACCAGCGGCAGGTGCAGCTGCTGCGTCAGGTACGTGATCAGGTTCGCGCCGAACCCCGCCGTGGCGAACCGGTCGCAGATCTCGTTCGCTGCAACGGAGACAACTCATGAGATTTTCTCGGCGACAACCATGGATATACACCGATGATTATACACATCAGCTGCAACTCGACCGTTAATTACATCGTTAATTATGGTTAATATTATCGATCAAATTTATTATCAGTTACTCCCTCCTTATtctaatgtatgacgccattgactttttgaacaacgtttgaccatttgttttatttaaattttttgtgtaaatatgaaaaatatttatgtcatattTAAATAACATTTgttgatgaatcaagtcacaatagaATAAATggtaattatattatttttttaaataagacgaatggtcaaacgttagacaaaaagtcaacggcgggcgtcatatattaaaatacggaggtatGACTTCTTGTTACACGGTGTGACTAGACTGAATAGAAATCGGGAAGTGAACGATATACTCCCTTTGGATAGAAGAGAATGTGATACAAGCATTGAAGCATAGGTTCATTCTGGACATACAAAAATTGGCGTAAGCCAAGTTTGTCATGATAAGTGCTTTCATCACATTATCACACATGTATACGTTTTATTTATGTAAtccaatactccctccgttccatattataagagattttaagtttttgtttatattgtttaaccactcgtcttattcaaaaaattttaaaattattatttatttatttttacttactttattatccaaaatactttaagcacaaatttttgttttttatatttgcacaaatctTTTTGAATGAAacgagtggttaaacagtgcaagcaaaaacttaaaatcccttgtattataggaaggagggagtaataaagtAGCAAAAGTTATGTCTTTTTAATTCCCAAAACAACATAGGAAGGCGTTATTTTGTTACTGATGGGTGCAGTTAACAGTTAATTAACATCACTCTCTCTTGCCGTCAGAAAGAAAAGATGAATAAAAGAACTAGAAACAAACAAACCTACCAAAGTTACTGGCATCGGCAAGGCATCAGATCCAGATTTCCGAGAACTGCGAACCGTACGTTTTCgtgcataaaaaaaaataaaatgcaaacCACGGGCAAAGATGTGCAGTAGTTTTGGACGGGATTACCGCCCAGCTTGGGCATCTATATCAGATATTCAGATTGCAACTCACTCTCCCAGAAACTGCGCACTATGCTATcttgtttgcttaatttgccgGCTCAATCTACAAGCAGAGCAGCTAGCAGATGCTACTGAGCAAGAGCAGCATCTATCTAAAAGTGAACCGAAAGATCATTTCACCAAAAATTTCTCATATAAGTGAATCCTACAATAAATACTCACCCAGTATGAATGGCATGGTCCTGAAgcctccctgcttcctcttcttctGCTCCTCCTCAACTCCATCCCTTTCTGCCGTTGTGGTCGCCATGGCAGAGAACCAAATGCTCACTCGCTCCTTTGCTACTCAAGCACGGAGTCGCTAGCTCAAGAAGAGCGGGGTGGCCAGATGCTACTGTCCTTCACATGCCCCTACATGTACCGGGATGGAGCCATGTATATATAACACACCGAGACTGCAGGGAGAGCTAATAAAGCCCAAGAGAGTCACGGCGTGGCTGACGCCGACCACCCATGATCGTCACCGTACATTGTTACTGTTAGTTCAGAGCATGATTGTTTCAGCTACAATTAACGAAGCAACTAAAAATAACTTATAGATAAAgcatttctatatatattattagcTATCTTAAAAACCAATACTAGAAAGaaaataaagttttaaaatttaaattttagttagacTTACAGGTAATAAGCATATAATGAGAGGTATAATTCAAACCAACTTGGCTGCGTTCTTTAGGGGAGATAGGGGAGATTGTGACTCGTTTTACGcgtgcacgttttttaaactattaaacggtacgtttttttttgcaaaaattttctataggaaagttactttaaaaaatcatattaatctatttttaaaatttaaaatagttaatacacaattaatcatgcgctaatggctcacctagCGTATGGTATGGTTTTATTAACAGGTTAAAGTAAACATAAGAAAATGGAGAAGGGCTCTCAGGTAAATCAATAAATCCGGCTTTtgccaaaaaaaggaaaaagaaaaataagagagaCGAGAACATCGACAAAacgaaaacaaaaacaacaatcCGCCGTAGACGCATAGTGGTAGGCAGCAAGTCAACGTTATCCATGGCTAGGTTCTTTTCAGTGCTTGATTGTATCGAGCTTGGAAAAGAGCTTCGAGAAACCTCTAGACATGCCATTTCGAAATCTTATTCTATATGATCCTTTTTGGTAGAGTGATAAATTGCAAAGCACAATTAATTCTCCCCATACCCCACTAACATAGTATTAGTacttttttttgaacatttAGTATTAGTACTTCCATAGGCTTTTTGCCACCCACTTTTGAAAGATTAGAGCATGCAAAAGAGCATAGGTGATTAGGTTAGAACCTGGAACCGAGCTCAACACATCCACTCCTAAGCCCAAGACCAGCCCTAAACATAAGTTGACAGGGCTTAGCCGTGACCGAGCGGGCAGGGCCTAATGATCCTCCCCGTCAAGTTCACCCTGAACAATTGCACGCGGCCATCTCTGTCATCCGACACAGCGGCCATTACCTT
This window encodes:
- the LOC4338777 gene encoding protein NRT1/ PTR FAMILY 3.1, which codes for MATTTAERDGVEEEQKKRKQGGFRTMPFILANEICDRFATAGFGANLITYLTQQLHLPLVEASNTLTNFNGTSSLTPILGALAADAFAGRFWTIIAGSVFYQLGMLALVASALLPSLRPAPCAPTHGAASCRRATGWQLAVLYLALLCTSLGSGGIRPCVVAFGADQFDGQQQKQRQKGGGGAAAAAAGRKRSYFNLYFFTMGLAVLLALTVVVYIQENVGWGWGFGIPAIAMFVSIVVFVAGYPLYVRLKPGGSPFTRLAQVVAAAFRKRRAAVPEDPGMLYQDKELDALISTNGRLLHTNQLTFFDRAAIVTPGDIAGSGEPDLWRLSTVHRVEELKSIVRLLPIWSAGILLATAASHNGTFTIQQARTMDRHLTPRLEIPPATMSIFTTVAMLAGLALYDRAFVPLARRVTGLPSGITYFQRMAIGLGISILGVASAALVEVRRRGAAADHGLLDSPAAVVPISVFWLVPQYAVHGVAEAFSSVAHMEFLYDQAPESMRSSAAALFWLSSSLGNYMGTVLVTAVQRATRGGGEWLQDNINRGRLDCYYWLVTTLMVLNLGYYLVCFHFYTMKPLEVAEEDDDEKECELSSVHKNGGPGGLV